In a single window of the Elaeis guineensis isolate ETL-2024a chromosome 6, EG11, whole genome shotgun sequence genome:
- the LOC105037252 gene encoding N-(5'-phosphoribosyl)anthranilate isomerase 1, chloroplastic isoform X2 yields MTSISITNPFRHLKFRRHTEQLNSLSRSPPYLKTIRAGFVPHPVQCSSAATSCNKNPIVKMCGVTSAKDAEMAAQAGANLIGMILWPGSKRSVSLLVAKEISKAARACKAEPVGVFVDDDANTILQTSDACSLEFVQLHGDGSRSALPMLLQENRIIYVLHADENGNILSQIPDKESSMIDWLLVDSAKGGSGKGFNWQKFQMPSIRSKYGWLLAGGLHADNVCEAATMLRPDGVDVSSGICASDGIQKDPMKISSFMSKVRSLSY; encoded by the exons AACAATTGAACTCATTGTCAAGAAGCCCTCCATACTTGAAGACAATTAGAGCTGGTTTTGTGCCTCATCCTGTGCAATGCTCATCAGCTGCAACTAGCTGCAACAAAAATCCTATAGTTAAGATGTGCGGTGTAACTTCTGCTAAAGATGCAGAAATGGCTGCTCAGGCTGGTGCAAACCTTATTGGTATGATTCTTTGGCCGGGATCAAAACGTTCTGTTTCGTTATTGGTGGCTAAAGAAATCTCAAAAGCTGCACGAGCTTGTAAGGCAGAGCCTGTTGGAGTTTTTGTAGATGACGATGCAAACACAATACTACAGACTTCTGATGCATGCAGCCTTGAATTTGTGCAA CTCCATGGTGATGGTTCTCGTTCTGCACTCCCAATGCTTTTGCAAGAGAACCGGATTATATATGTTCTCCATGCTGATGAAAATGGAAACATACTGAGTCAGATTCCTGATAAAGAATCTTCCATGATTGATTGGCTTTTGGTGGATAGCGCAAAGGGTGGCAG TGGTAAAGGATTCAACTGGCAGAAATTTCAAATGCCATCTATAAGAAGCAAATATGGGTGGTTGCTTGCTGGAGGCCTCCATGCTGACAATGTTTGTGAAGCTGCTACCATGCTTCGACCAGATGGGGTTGATGTTAGCAGTGGCATCTGTGCCTCCGATGGAATTCAGAAGGACCCCATGAAAATATCTTCTTTTATGAGTAAAGTGAGGTCATTAAGTTATTGA
- the LOC105037252 gene encoding N-(5'-phosphoribosyl)anthranilate isomerase 1, chloroplastic isoform X1 encodes MKRRMTSISITNPFRHLKFRRHTEQLNSLSRSPPYLKTIRAGFVPHPVQCSSAATSCNKNPIVKMCGVTSAKDAEMAAQAGANLIGMILWPGSKRSVSLLVAKEISKAARACKAEPVGVFVDDDANTILQTSDACSLEFVQLHGDGSRSALPMLLQENRIIYVLHADENGNILSQIPDKESSMIDWLLVDSAKGGSGKGFNWQKFQMPSIRSKYGWLLAGGLHADNVCEAATMLRPDGVDVSSGICASDGIQKDPMKISSFMSKVRSLSY; translated from the exons AACAATTGAACTCATTGTCAAGAAGCCCTCCATACTTGAAGACAATTAGAGCTGGTTTTGTGCCTCATCCTGTGCAATGCTCATCAGCTGCAACTAGCTGCAACAAAAATCCTATAGTTAAGATGTGCGGTGTAACTTCTGCTAAAGATGCAGAAATGGCTGCTCAGGCTGGTGCAAACCTTATTGGTATGATTCTTTGGCCGGGATCAAAACGTTCTGTTTCGTTATTGGTGGCTAAAGAAATCTCAAAAGCTGCACGAGCTTGTAAGGCAGAGCCTGTTGGAGTTTTTGTAGATGACGATGCAAACACAATACTACAGACTTCTGATGCATGCAGCCTTGAATTTGTGCAA CTCCATGGTGATGGTTCTCGTTCTGCACTCCCAATGCTTTTGCAAGAGAACCGGATTATATATGTTCTCCATGCTGATGAAAATGGAAACATACTGAGTCAGATTCCTGATAAAGAATCTTCCATGATTGATTGGCTTTTGGTGGATAGCGCAAAGGGTGGCAG TGGTAAAGGATTCAACTGGCAGAAATTTCAAATGCCATCTATAAGAAGCAAATATGGGTGGTTGCTTGCTGGAGGCCTCCATGCTGACAATGTTTGTGAAGCTGCTACCATGCTTCGACCAGATGGGGTTGATGTTAGCAGTGGCATCTGTGCCTCCGATGGAATTCAGAAGGACCCCATGAAAATATCTTCTTTTATGAGTAAAGTGAGGTCATTAAGTTATTGA